The following nucleotide sequence is from Sphingomonas telluris.
GCCCGCGCGGCGGCGATGAGGTCAATCTCATCCTGCAGGGCAAGAATTACGGCTGGCCCAAGGCGTCCTACGGTTCACACTACGACGGCCGCGACATTCCCGACGACCATAAGGGACAGGGTTTCGAAGAGCCGAAGGTCTGGTGGAACCCGTCCATCTCTCCGGGCGGGCTGCTGATTTACAAGGGCGACCTGTTCCCGAAGTGGAAGGGGGACGCCCTGATCCCGGCGCTCTCGGCACAGGCCTTGATCCGCGTCGACATCAACGGCGATCAGGCCAAGAAGGCGGATCAGTGGGACCTTGGCGCACGCATTCGCGCCGTGGACGAGGGTCCGAAGGGCGAGGTCTATTTGCTGGAAGACGGGGACGGCGGGCGACTGCTGAAGCTGACGCCCGCCGGGTAATTCGGCTTACTGCGTGATCGGAACTTCCAGCTTCTGCTCGGCGGCTTCTTCCTGCGGCTGCGGAACGGTGCGCAGGTAGGGCTTCACGGTCTTCCAGCCGTTCGGGAATTTTTCGCGCGCGGCGTCGTCGGACAGCGACGGAACGATGATGCAGTCCTCGCCCTGTTTCCAGTTCACCGGCGTCGCGACCGAATGCTTCGCCGTCAGCTGGATGGAATCGAGCAGGCGGAGGACCTCGTCGAAGTTCCGGCCTGAGCTCATCGGGTAGATGAGCATCGCCTTGATGAGCTTGTCGGGCCCGACGATGTAGACCGTGCGGACGGTCGCGTTCGTCGCGGCGGTGCGGCCATCGGACGTCTCGCCCGCGTCGGCCGGAAGCATGTTGTAGAGCTTCGCGACCTTGAGGTCGTGATCGGCGATGATCGGATAGTTCACGTCATTGCCGGTGACGTCCTTGATGTCCTGCAGCCAGCCCTGGTGGGCTCCAACCGGATCGACGGACAGGCCGATGACCTTCG
It contains:
- a CDS encoding peroxiredoxin, whose amino-acid sequence is MTLSIGSVAPDFTAETTQGPISFHDYLGDSYGILFSHPKDYTPVCTTELGYLAGLEDEFAKRNTKVIGLSVDPVGAHQGWLQDIKDVTGNDVNYPIIADHDLKVAKLYNMLPADAGETSDGRTAATNATVRTVYIVGPDKLIKAMLIYPMSSGRNFDEVLRLLDSIQLTAKHSVATPVNWKQGEDCIIVPSLSDDAAREKFPNGWKTVKPYLRTVPQPQEEAAEQKLEVPITQ